The DNA region agaaaaaagtaaaagtattttgcgtgAATTTTGAggtcaaatgtggtgattttctgctgatttttttcaacagaaacaattaaatcaatctttttttttttttttcaatctgattttatttgttatttttttccattttgttcaaattatgaaaatattttaaataaaccctcagccttttcagcggctctcacacaataataagaaaaagtacttttacttttcagtcctgttcaaaaatgtacttacgtaaagtacagatactgctctcaaatgaagtaaaagttaaaatatccagtttaaaatgtactcacgtaaagtacagatacctaaaaatatactaaagtactttactacttttacttttacttacttcacTGTAATAGTTTAATTTTTTATCGACATTCAAACTCGTCGTAGGCAGTGGGCAAtatgaataaacaaaaataaaaatatctctaTTATTTGGAGTGTCCCGAGAacgatattttgatatttagaCGATATTTTGTAAATGCAACagatttgttttgaattgttaccgtattttccggagtataagtcgcaccagccaaaaaatacataataatgaaggaaaaaaaatcacatatttcacatataagtcgcaccctcggccaaactatgggaaaaaagtgacacttatactctggaaaatacagtaattgcCATGACAACGATGCTAACACCACGTCTGACACCTGCGTTTGAGaacagagctgcattaaactgaaacaaaacacaatatccatgagtttcagagtAGTGAAAATGtcgaaaagtcctcaaaatggcgcctataagcAAGAAACTGAAGCCAAGCCGACACATTAGCGGGTCATCGCGGGGTCAAATTACACTTAGCCATATTGCCCACCGCTACTGGACACTAGTTTacgccatagactgtatatacaaatggacagagctaacatgctagctgccgCGCGCCAAACACAGACTGGAAAAACGACTTAAAaactgtaattgctgctgtcggGCTCGTTAATATgtgcttaaaatgttcgtattaacccgctctacatgatcctggggttgtTTGTTTGCTATTTTGTTcggaaatcaagatatgaacataaataaaccGACCAATCAGGCGAGTTCTTTCCGGCTAGCGTCACACtgactcagtccacttctttacacagtctgcgGTTTACACGTCGATACTGTCCACGTCCTGTAATATCGTGAGGGCGTATCGTAAACTAACGTACGTTTTTACACGGGAACACGTAGGACAGTGGTTACACGGCGACGGGAGCGCGCCGTTAACAGTCTGAAGGGCCCTCCACGCTCTCCCGCGCTCACCTCCGGGCCCCCGTCAGAAGTCTTTGAGCGACTTGACGGCTTTGGTTAAGTGCGAATAGAACTCGACCATGCTGGAGGGGAAGAACGACTCGACCACGGAGCGAGGGAGCAGCCCGCCCAAGTCCGTCTGGAACACGGTGAACACCTGCGTCTTGTTGGGCTCGCTGaggaacagaaaaacacacaaattagGGTCGGAAGTGGGTTTTATGGACCTAGATCTAGGATTTCTTCTTAGATTGTGCGAGTACAGTGTTTTCCGGAGTAAAAATCACACTTTTCCCACAGTTTGTCcacgatttatatgtgaaatatgttttttttcttcattattatgcgtttttgagctggtgtgacttatactccggaaaatatggtaaataaATCTGAATAGTTTCCAATAGTTTCTAATCGTTGTGTTTTTACAGCCAAGAAAACAAgagacgatattaaaatttagtgtcacattatcgtggccaaaataattacgattaaccattacagtattttctggactaagtgtcacttttttcatagtttgtccgtgggcgcaatttttttttcttttaagtttttaataggtaaagcaaaaatatatatataacaataataataatagtaataataacaataatgaaatcaatatacaacataattacataaaaaagacaacagacataaactaaaacaattataattattattatttcattttatttttattttttttctgatgcgatttacatgtgaaattatttaaatatataattttacatcttcgttattgtcacactgacaaccacacgagggcgctctagacttgcaccactgaacatttaaaatctcaacattacggtgatttaaaagacgtctgaaaaacacagaacaaaaatacacctaaaagaaaatcatattctgccGAGTTTGATGAGCCACGCAGAAGAGGAATCGgcgaattcagtggatttatcgatttggagtgagatccagagtaaacttgttgttttttcttctttatttatctgattaactgttaatatcttacgttaacaaaccagacacgtgttcagttctgtctgtgcttcatggagctgaataaatataaatatgttacgttagcgtgatgtactaattatttttattattattagaacttgactttaaagataaaatgtctgttcttagtcttggattttgtaaaataaatttccccccaaaaatgcgacttatatgtttttttcttcattattttgcattttttcactggtgcgacttatactccagagcgacgtatagtccagaaaatacggtacaagttgaacagtttaaaatgttctgaataattataattttaataataatatgaacagattccatatttaaacaggctttttcacttataacaaagtacaatacaataaCCGCTGTGTTTTTTGAGCGAAGAACAGACTGTGCACGAACTAACTgaccaattttttttaatttcacgGTAAATGACACTGATTAAAGccccattatgtaactttttaggcaAAAACCAGACTAAAATAAAGCGTGTTCTCATGGCTATAACCTTCCACAGCTTGGCTTTTTCCATAGAGTTGCGAGAACGTTccaaagtttagttttaacTTTGCATTTCCGTGGGCGCAAATTCCACGGAGACGACCGGAAagcgccagaaaagttacacagtgcccctttaactGATCGTCATGCTTGTTTTTGAGACTAAAGCGAAGGAAGAGGGCGTTCATCACTACGTTTACCATAAATAAATGAGACTATGAAGTACAGATAGTGAAGTACGTGAAGAAGTACTGCTCCGGCGGACTCACCCGGGCGCGGGGACGCAGACACATCCACACGGGTGGTTGAAGCCCCTGATGAAGCCCGGCTGTGGAGGGCACGACGAGTGGAGCACGTTGGTGGCTTTGAATAGAACAAACAGCAGgaaaacatcatttatttatggACGAGTGGAAATGACATTTAATATAAGACGGAGGCTGAGTGCGAGCGCTCGGGGTCAGGGGTGGAGCGCGGCGGAGGTCTGACGCTACGCACGTATTTAGGACTGAGTGATgtggaaaaataaattaaattgtgtttgtaaatgtctTTGTTAAGGCTCAAGTATTGTCCAAAATGTGACGAGGctgtaaaacaaaacaggacaattattattattattagttgttttttttcccaaagtCGTTCAGCCCAactcaaattttaaataaatacttaaagattTTGCTTATAAAATGCATAATTACATCCTTATTTTGCCATTTAATAGAAAGTTTATAGACAGTTTATACACAGactcgatggagcaggaagtgcctcatgatcacttcctgtttggagcgcggcggctagcgggttagctctgtccatttatacaaacaggaTATGGTCACCTCCAATCAAAAACATCTATTTTCCttatattctatttattttttgtattattttttatattacgACGATCCATAAACACGTTCCTACACAGACATCACTACGTCTAATTTAACTCGGCTCTTTTTGTGGTTTGCTTGATATTATaaactattttttataaattttttttctttatttatactgcTCTGACCTTTACGCAGAATTTAAGTGTTATTAAAGAGACAGTAATAAAAATATCCAGTTGGTTATGACCGtagactgtttgtataaatggacgtcgctaacctgctagccaccgcgctacaaacaggaagtgatcatgtttgcacttcctgttccatcgactccaattcactggtcttaaatgttcaacaaaaatgctccgaaatgtcttttttttttataaattcttATTAGTTTATATTTCAGAAATTGCTCAAAtgttgtgcatgtttaaaaTTTTTGTCAATTCAATCTTGATTTTGAAATATATTCTCCAATCTTATCACAATTGCAAcgctttttcaaaataaatacagtaattacatatgtttttcaGCCCAACTCAACACATAACGAGTAAATACACACgatttagcaaataaaaacgCATAATTACATCGTTATTCTACCGTTTTAACAGAAAGCCGGCTGTAATCGCCCCGTTATTTGCCCCCCGCGCTAGATTTATTTGCGATACTTCGATCTTTATTAGTTCAGCTGAGGCATTAAACGCAGCAGGGCAGGGCAGAGGTCAGTGGGACAAGTGTAAAGATGAAACTCGTGACCCAAACACAGACTAGAGTCCGTCATAAACGACATTATAAAACTGTCTTCACCTTTAAGCGGCGTCGGACTCAGCGCACGCGAGGTTAATCATTTGTGTTTAGGACAGATCTTATCAGCCGGATCCGAAAAGGCTGGAAAGTCCGGGTTAAATTACTGAAAattataaaaacgtgaccaatTTTGAAGTAAATCTGCTCACAAACCTGCTCCTCAATAGAGtagtgaagtatcagctttattttttacattattctctctgtttttgctgtaaaacccctcaccacacactttatacacttttctcacacattttctcacatttctctctcgtttaaactctctcaaagttcaaaccttcgtaggcgtctttgtcggtgcaacgtacagcacttcagagtcacactgagatccaacgtttatgtaaatttgtctgaacacattctgtactggacaggagacacggcacggaggagactgatggacaatggtctacagtccaacagccaatcaggacgcacgacacaatggtctacagtccaacagccaatcaggacgcacgacacaatggtctacagtccaacagccaatcaggacgcacgacacaatggtctacagtccaacagccaatcaggacgcacgacacaatgcacgttcatatttACTTTCATATATCTGTTAATTATGGTTTATTTGAGCtaaagactgtttatataaatggacatagctcatCAAAGCCAcggcgctccaaacaggaagtgatcatgggcgcacttcctgctccatcgactcctcattctggtcttaaatgtttgtattaaccctctacatgatcctggggtttttatttcactattgtgtctgtaaatcaagatctgaacattaataacagacaaatcaggtccttctttccccgacgtcgctccctttagcgttagcaatgggtttgattgacagcgttgctaagcgcccgctccctgttaaaccagcggtgtgggcggaaagtggcgttaccttcaacagcctctctcctgattggctctttggttgctatgatactcatggtcggaattccaaatatgaaactctgctccagattagccgctataactgctagcgtcgatgagcttcaacgccgtggtgacgtcacactcactcagtcacttctttaaacCATTTTAGTTCATTCCGTAAAGTGTATAAACACCTTTAAgaccaaaaacaacacaaaaacgcACACACAGTGAGAGTAGGCGGGCGGTTTACGCACCATTGGATGAAACGGTGCCGTCTTCGTACTTTTTAACAACAATGACATCGACAAAGTCCCGTGGGGAGATGATGCCCATGGCGGCGGAGGGCGTGACAGTACGACACACGGATACGTCCTGCACGAGACACAGAGCTCAAACAAAACGCCCTCTTTTACAGCTCCTCTGGGTTTAGGGCCACGCAGGTTCCCTAGAGGAGCTTTAAAaggtaacaaaaaaacatgatctgGTGCAATGGCAAAAAGAGGCTGCGCTTTAGAGCTCgaaatgtgatgttttaaactccacacaccttcgatTTAGtgttatttggatgatttcagctgtaGAATATGACATTGGATAGTGTTTCTATTGTTAaaccgcctctccacagatctgatctataactCGGCCTTGTAGAGCTTATCGTTTCCAcggaaattacattttttttggttgattttCCACATGGAGGTGTATGTAAGTGCGTCGGCGAGAATGTTCCGCAGAATGGCAACTCGTGTGtcgctatggagacaagcagtgagCGAGACAAAGACGTGTaacgggtcagatctgcggagaggcgtttcgtattatattgtattttgcaGCTATAAAAACACCCGGTGCTGAAGAAGTACTGGAGAAATAagtcattcacacacgtttaacacgcaaacaaacatgaatatataagccgagttcttctcttgaactgaaaacactctgttccaccttgtgatgtcatcgtgtggtgatacaggaagtgctccgctgtgtttttaaactccacacaccttcatttctagaatcatttagatcatttcagccactGGAAATCCTTGCAAATGTTTACTGAACTaatggtaaaaggagctgttagcttgaaaaacaccacttgatgacatcacaaggtggaacgtcgcattttggtctttggagatgtaacagactaataataaagtgtgactcaaacatgtgtgaatgaaacaaaatacaactccagatctgtttttgacgctctaacatggattaaagctacaacagTGAGTTTTGCATGATACGTGACCTTTAACCTCTACAGCGCAGCCCCATTGAACACATCTGAATGAGTTTACTGAACGAGTGAGTGaataaaaccaaaccaaacctcTGTGATCTGCTGCAGGAGCTCAAACTTCTTGACGTTGCTGTCCCATTTGACCCTCAGTCCGTTGGGGATGGGTTTGAGACACTCCCAGACTTTTAGGAGGCCGCCGTTCACCAGCGCCTCCCCTTTGTATCTGAACGAGACACAGACCGAAAACACGGCGTCACGTGGCACCAAATACAACGATTTTACAATTTCACACACAACTGAGGGTAAAAGTATCACTCTGTTACAACACATCACTGACAATCTTGTATTTTTACGTTTTTATGTTACAGTACCATAActtgtgtgtataaatggacatgtgtgcacttcctgctccatcaactctggctccaattcactttctgcgtaaaaactgtgtcccctctctctataactgctataacttttgttttgtttgttaaagttatttattattataccttttttgttattttaaggtgtgtgttttttttagtttattttctttatttttttttttgttattttcagattttttttgttattttgagggtttttttttaattattttgaggttttttttgttattttgaggttttgtttttttccctttatttttagtttttttttaagtttattttctttatttttttggttattttcaatttttttttgttattttgagttttttattttgagttttgtttttttattttgagttttgttttttttccctttattttatttatttttttgagtttttctaagtttattttatttatttttttgttattttgagggtgtttttatttatttattttttttatctgtcctctctctgtctctgctgcttcagactcattctggtcttaaatgttcgtattaaccctctacatgatcctggggtttttatttcactattgtgtctgtgacCTCAAATATATGAGGTAAGATATATGaagttatgtagcaaagaaaaaagtaaaataactaaATTTTACTATTGTtatcaaataaatatttcatacTGATATCTTCAAAGTAGCCAAAGTAGCTTTATCGGAAGAGTGactacatttttttcctttcccacataattccatatatcatgtttcatatatttgatgagttccatttgtatgtatgtatatttatttacttctatgtcgtattaaagaggaggtatttacttctatgtcgtattaaagaggaggtatttacttctacggggtattaaagaggaggtatttacttctgtgtcgtattaaagaggaggtattatagaggaggtatttacttctgtgtcgtattaaagaggaggtatttacttctacggggtattaaagaggaggtatttacttctacggggtattaaagaggaggtatttacttctgtgtcgtattaaagaggaggtatttacttctgtcgtattaaagaggaggtatttacttctacgtcgtattaaagaggaggtatttacttctatgttgtattaaagaggaggtatttacttctatgttgtattaaagaggaggtatttacttctatgtcgtattaaagaggaggtatttacttctatgtcgtattaaagaggaggtatttacttctctgttgttttaactgtgacacttcacatatttagatccatgtttccttttattgttttgaaaaaatctatattcgcccaaaacaaagtattaacatattttatcagtttcagtttcgtttttgtggctctgagtccaaagccccgcccccttcatggcgctatcacatcacaatcagcgttaatgaaactactgcacatcacaccaggtttgtgaagctgtagtgtgttgttttgtgtcatgtttttgtatatttatggaggattgtcgtgtgggagcgtgggtgacgtagacttgtgggcggagcctcgtacagaatctcacagctaaacataaggagggtttgaatagggcccgggagagatctctagattactcaaacatgcatggatgacattttaaacctcttcagacgtgtttttgatgaggaccaGTGTTATAAAGACgagatatttttgtatttttgtatatatttgtgtagaatacctcctctttaacgaCTGAAGAGGTGTTTTCTTTTCGTACAGCACATTACAGTGGCTCCTCTCGTGCGTTTCCTGTATCAGATTTATGATTCTATATATCGTCTTTCACTATCAGCAGAAGATACTGAGGTAAACGTGACTCACACATTCCCGGGATACTCCTGCGAGGGACGCCAAGACACAACCACGTCGTTCTGCGGAGAAAAAAGACCACAAACGGTTAaactcttgtctccatggagatgataataataagaataataacaGATTGGTTTTATATAACGGGTTAACTTCAATAGTTTAAGACAAAATGATAAAAGAACAGAGAAAATATGTAGTGATGAAGCCGTCGTTTGagttttgagctgtttttttgG from Periophthalmus magnuspinnatus isolate fPerMag1 chromosome 3, fPerMag1.2.pri, whole genome shotgun sequence includes:
- the stard5 gene encoding stAR-related lipid transfer protein 5, encoding MEYEDKARFAAERLLGYTKDPSGWKVCKKSNDVVVSWRPSQEYPGNVYKGEALVNGGLLKVWECLKPIPNGLRVKWDSNVKKFELLQQITEDVSVCRTVTPSAAMGIISPRDFVDVIVVKKYEDGTVSSNATNVLHSSCPPQPGFIRGFNHPCGCVCVPAPGEPNKTQVFTVFQTDLGGLLPRSVVESFFPSSMVEFYSHLTKAVKSLKDF